The proteins below are encoded in one region of Segatella copri:
- a CDS encoding IS4 family transposase: protein MNKGKTIFSQIMSLIPERDFKTCVDRYKGNYRARDFSCKDQFLVMSYAQLTGRDSLRDIENCLTALSSKLYHCGISYAVPRNTLAKANEKRDWHIYKDFADVLLKKVRPLYVKDKFRLDLDNMVYAFDSSTISLCLKLCPWAKYHKNKGGIKMHTLVDLRGNLPVSVYLTSASVNDVKALDDLYIEPSAIYLMDRGYVDFNRLFKLITKKNAFFVTRAKDNMLFEVVSEAEVDKSTGIISDERIKLTGLHTAKWYPEELRMITYEDYATSKVYRFLTNNMEYEALTISELYRERWNVELYFKWIKQHLHIKSFYGTSENAIYLQIWIAICTYLLLAYAKKVMHIDQSLHTISKNVGLFLTDKTPLNELFNKAVPTEETEDWLYPSLFRPDDF from the coding sequence ATGAACAAAGGCAAAACTATATTCTCTCAGATTATGTCACTTATACCAGAACGTGATTTCAAAACTTGTGTAGACCGTTATAAGGGAAACTACAGAGCAAGAGACTTCTCTTGCAAAGACCAATTCCTAGTAATGAGCTATGCTCAATTAACAGGTCGTGATAGTCTTCGAGATATAGAAAACTGCCTTACGGCACTCTCCAGCAAACTTTACCATTGTGGTATTAGTTATGCTGTACCACGTAATACTCTAGCAAAAGCTAACGAGAAGCGAGATTGGCATATCTATAAAGATTTTGCAGACGTTCTTTTGAAAAAAGTACGTCCTCTTTATGTCAAAGACAAGTTCAGATTAGACCTAGACAACATGGTATATGCTTTTGATAGCAGTACTATAAGTCTGTGTCTCAAATTATGTCCTTGGGCAAAGTATCACAAAAACAAAGGTGGCATCAAAATGCACACATTAGTCGATTTGCGAGGAAATCTTCCAGTCTCAGTTTATTTGACTTCTGCATCAGTTAATGATGTAAAAGCTCTTGATGATCTCTACATAGAACCTTCTGCTATCTATTTGATGGACAGAGGATATGTAGATTTCAACAGACTCTTCAAGTTGATAACTAAGAAGAATGCATTCTTTGTTACTAGGGCAAAAGATAACATGCTTTTTGAAGTTGTATCAGAAGCCGAAGTTGACAAGAGTACTGGTATCATTTCTGATGAACGTATCAAATTAACAGGACTACATACTGCCAAATGGTATCCTGAAGAACTTAGAATGATAACCTATGAGGACTATGCAACAAGTAAGGTGTATAGGTTTCTCACAAACAACATGGAATATGAAGCGCTTACCATATCTGAATTATATAGGGAAAGATGGAACGTGGAACTTTACTTTAAATGGATTAAGCAACACCTTCACATCAAATCCTTTTATGGAACTTCCGAGAATGCCATATATCTGCAAATCTGGATTGCCATATGCACATACTTGCTTTTAGCTTATGCAAAGAAAGTGATGCACATAGATCAATCGCTACACACTATTTCAAAGAACGTGGGTCTATTCCTTACGGACAAGACTCCTTTAAATGAATTGTTTAACAAAGCTGTTCCAACAGAAGAGACGGAGGATTGGCTATATCCAAGCCTTTTCAGGCCCGATGATTTCTAA
- a CDS encoding DUF6108 family protein, translating to MKRCNLIKRFFIGLLLIVVASISANAQEGLYVKSIFQRFGHAKGCKMVTMQNAQLKGYRLKIYKSLVYKNHATEIAHYLKSDRKAAKKIREVVENGKMVSGYYMMAPLSNGNNRFILFSNPSKSKGTVIYIEGDLSPEDIMQLCYSRR from the coding sequence ATGAAACGATGCAACTTGATAAAACGCTTCTTCATCGGACTGCTTCTTATCGTGGTAGCCTCGATTTCGGCTAATGCCCAGGAGGGGCTGTACGTAAAAAGTATATTCCAACGATTCGGGCACGCCAAGGGATGCAAGATGGTTACAATGCAGAATGCGCAACTCAAAGGTTACAGGCTCAAGATATACAAGAGCCTGGTATATAAGAACCATGCCACGGAAATAGCCCACTATCTGAAGTCCGACCGCAAAGCTGCGAAAAAGATCAGAGAGGTGGTGGAGAATGGCAAGATGGTGAGCGGCTATTACATGATGGCACCCTTGAGCAATGGCAACAACCGCTTTATCCTCTTCAGTAACCCGAGTAAAAGCAAGGGAACCGTGATTTATATCGAAGGCGACCTGTCGCCCGAAGATATCATGCAACTCTGCTATTCCAGAAGATAG